A stretch of the Butyricicoccus intestinisimiae genome encodes the following:
- a CDS encoding YbjQ family protein: MKLLSIEYIPGAEIEALGMVKGTIVQTKNVGKDFMAGMKTLVGGEIVGYTQMLEEARQIAVKRMVDEAKALGADAIIGVRYGSSQLMAGAAEVIAYGTAVRILNK; the protein is encoded by the coding sequence ATGAAGCTGCTAAGTATTGAGTACATCCCGGGTGCAGAAATCGAGGCACTGGGAATGGTAAAAGGAACCATCGTTCAGACCAAAAATGTCGGAAAAGACTTTATGGCAGGCATGAAAACATTGGTCGGCGGAGAGATTGTCGGCTACACGCAGATGCTGGAAGAGGCACGGCAGATTGCCGTCAAACGCATGGTGGATGAGGCAAAGGCACTGGGTGCGGATGCCATCATCGGCGTGCGGTATGGCTCTTCACAGCTCATGGCAGGTGCTGCGGAAGTGATTGCGTATGGTACGGCGGTGCGTATTCTGAACAAGTAA
- a CDS encoding MerR family transcriptional regulator gives MKIKQVEELVGITRKNIRFYEEQGLLQVARADNGYREYHMQDVRRLQQIRLLRKLSVPLEDIRALFAGTLRLDTCLSRQTMQYERQKRDLDQMTKFCEMLMQENASLESLDAELCLERMERLEKEGTSFMDVNKTDVQKKRRNGAVLGAAFMICVMLAVIALVLWANTQEEIPMPVLGIGIGIPVVMIVGVLAALRSRLREIKGGEEDEAAKY, from the coding sequence ATGAAGATCAAGCAGGTGGAGGAGCTGGTCGGCATCACCCGCAAAAATATCCGGTTCTATGAGGAACAGGGATTGCTGCAGGTGGCGCGGGCGGATAATGGATACCGCGAATATCATATGCAGGACGTCCGCAGGCTGCAGCAGATTCGGCTGCTGCGCAAGCTGTCGGTTCCGCTGGAAGATATTCGGGCATTGTTTGCCGGAACGCTTCGGCTGGATACCTGCCTCTCACGGCAGACCATGCAGTACGAGAGGCAAAAGCGCGACCTTGACCAGATGACGAAATTTTGCGAGATGCTGATGCAGGAAAATGCTTCGCTGGAATCTCTGGATGCGGAGCTCTGTCTGGAACGGATGGAGCGTCTGGAAAAGGAGGGAACCAGTTTTATGGATGTCAACAAAACCGATGTACAAAAGAAGCGCAGAAACGGTGCCGTGCTTGGCGCGGCGTTTATGATCTGCGTGATGCTCGCGGTGATTGCGCTTGTTTTGTGGGCGAACACACAGGAGGAAATCCCAATGCCTGTTTTGGGCATTGGAATTGGGATTCCCGTCGTCATGATCGTTGGCGTGCTGGCTGCCCTGCGCAGCAGACTCAGAGAAATCAAAGGAGGAGAAGAAGATGAAGCTGCTAAGTATTGA
- the metG gene encoding methionine--tRNA ligase has translation MEKKPFYITTPIYYPSDNLHIGHCYCTVATDTMARFKRLKGYDVMFLTGTDEHGQKIEDKAKEAGVTPKEFVDKIVSGVKDLWKLMNISNDRFIRTTDPYHEEAVQKIFERLKNQGDIYKSVYKGKYCKPCESFWTETQLVDGKCPDCGREVVDAEEEAYFFRLSKYQDRIIKLYEEHPDWLEPSSRAHEMLNNFIKPGLADTCVSRTSFNWGVPVLSDPKHVVYVWIDALTNYITALGYENEQYNDFEKFWPADVHFIGKEIVRFHSILWPAILMALDLPLPKKIYGHGWLLLDGGKMSKSKGNVVDPVFLCERYGVDTLRYFLMREFPFGSDGAFSNEALINRINSDLANDLGNLVSRTVSMVEKYFDGTLPAEQTADALDDELVSMASALRDKYDDIMESYAFQDGLIEIFKVVSRANKYIDETAPWVLAKDESNKPRLARVMYNLLETIRICGILLTPYMPDSAEKIREQIGADTDVYNWETAGVYGSLPQTVTVHKGAALFPRIDMNKELAFLEDRMAKQKKAAEKAAKKAEKAAKKDEKKLEGVMIGIDDFAKVELKTAKILSCEPVKKSDKLLCLQVELGEEKRQIVSGIAEYYKPEDMVGKTVIVVSNLKPAKLRGVESQGMILAADTPDGVQVVFADGIPSGCKIR, from the coding sequence TTGGAGAAAAAACCGTTTTATATAACTACTCCGATTTACTACCCGTCTGATAACCTGCACATCGGTCATTGCTACTGTACCGTGGCAACCGATACCATGGCTCGCTTTAAGCGCCTGAAGGGCTATGATGTCATGTTCCTGACCGGTACGGATGAACACGGTCAGAAGATTGAGGACAAGGCAAAGGAAGCCGGTGTGACGCCGAAGGAATTTGTCGATAAGATTGTAAGCGGCGTCAAGGATCTGTGGAAGCTGATGAACATTTCCAATGACCGCTTTATCCGCACGACCGATCCGTATCATGAAGAAGCCGTACAGAAGATTTTCGAGCGCCTGAAGAATCAGGGCGATATTTACAAGTCTGTATACAAGGGCAAGTACTGCAAGCCGTGTGAGTCGTTCTGGACCGAGACACAGCTGGTAGACGGCAAGTGTCCGGACTGCGGCCGCGAGGTTGTAGACGCAGAGGAAGAAGCATATTTCTTCCGTCTTTCCAAGTATCAGGATCGCATCATCAAGCTGTACGAGGAGCATCCGGATTGGCTGGAGCCGTCCTCTCGTGCGCATGAGATGCTCAACAACTTCATCAAGCCGGGTCTGGCAGATACCTGTGTATCCCGTACCAGCTTTAACTGGGGTGTTCCAGTGCTGTCTGATCCGAAGCACGTCGTATACGTATGGATTGACGCGCTGACCAACTACATCACGGCGCTGGGCTATGAGAACGAACAGTACAACGACTTTGAGAAGTTCTGGCCGGCTGACGTTCATTTCATCGGCAAGGAAATTGTGCGTTTCCACTCGATTCTGTGGCCGGCAATTCTGATGGCGCTGGATCTGCCGCTGCCGAAGAAGATTTACGGCCATGGCTGGCTGCTGCTGGACGGCGGCAAGATGTCCAAGTCCAAGGGCAACGTTGTCGATCCGGTCTTTCTGTGTGAGCGCTACGGCGTAGATACCCTGCGTTACTTCCTGATGCGCGAGTTCCCGTTCGGTTCTGACGGTGCGTTCTCCAATGAGGCACTGATTAACCGCATCAACTCGGATCTGGCGAACGATTTGGGCAATCTGGTTTCCCGTACCGTTTCCATGGTCGAGAAATATTTTGACGGCACGCTGCCGGCTGAGCAGACTGCCGATGCACTGGATGACGAGCTGGTTTCGATGGCTTCCGCGCTGCGTGATAAGTATGACGACATCATGGAGTCTTACGCATTCCAGGACGGTCTGATTGAGATCTTCAAGGTTGTCTCTCGTGCAAACAAGTACATTGATGAGACCGCTCCGTGGGTACTGGCAAAGGATGAGTCAAACAAGCCGCGTCTGGCTCGCGTCATGTACAACCTGCTGGAAACCATCCGCATTTGCGGCATCCTGCTGACCCCGTACATGCCGGATTCTGCCGAGAAGATTCGTGAGCAGATCGGTGCAGATACGGATGTATACAACTGGGAGACCGCCGGCGTATATGGTTCTCTGCCGCAGACGGTTACCGTACACAAGGGTGCTGCTCTGTTCCCGCGCATTGACATGAACAAGGAACTGGCATTCCTGGAAGACCGCATGGCAAAGCAGAAGAAGGCAGCAGAAAAGGCTGCCAAGAAGGCGGAAAAGGCTGCGAAGAAGGACGAGAAAAAGCTGGAAGGCGTTATGATCGGCATTGACGATTTTGCCAAGGTTGAACTCAAGACCGCAAAGATTCTGTCCTGTGAGCCGGTGAAGAAGTCGGACAAGCTGCTGTGCCTGCAGGTTGAGCTGGGTGAGGAAAAGCGCCAGATTGTCTCCGGCATTGCCGAGTATTACAAGCCGGAAGACATGGTCGGCAAGACCGTGATTGTTGTCTCGAACCTCAAGCCGGCAAAGCTGCGCGGCGTAGAGAGTCAGGGCATGATTCTGGCAGCAGATACGCCGGATGGCGTACAGGTTGTCTTTGCAGACGGCATTCCGTCCGGCTGCAAGATCAGATAA
- a CDS encoding DUF975 family protein, with the protein MGSKKQRLNNVYGSKVAARQDLMQMLLPTLGAAFLFLAPAFLISVALRIVCFDPSSMEIRAALTYGQLAEALAAYGAAQLFITMPLYYGMTQFCAWRRAGARVQASVILLCFTSIRLYVRSIWMALIQLLYAVLWLIPCAAICLAGAALYQYVLPTTTGYLIFMELVIVASIWYAAMLLPYQCGYSLMAERQNMSCWRAVRTAAKSCHGHRFEFFYLMLSFLFWMILSVVFGGLLLIVVCPYFLLALYHLFDRIRGVEIRVSRRSQENSTDDTT; encoded by the coding sequence ATGGGCAGCAAAAAACAGCGTTTGAACAATGTATATGGCAGCAAGGTCGCTGCCAGACAGGATTTGATGCAAATGCTGCTGCCCACACTCGGTGCGGCGTTTCTGTTTTTGGCACCGGCGTTTTTGATTTCTGTCGCGCTGCGCATTGTGTGCTTTGATCCGTCAAGCATGGAGATCCGCGCCGCCCTGACCTATGGGCAGCTTGCCGAGGCGCTGGCGGCGTATGGCGCGGCGCAGCTGTTTATCACGATGCCGCTGTATTACGGCATGACGCAGTTTTGTGCATGGCGGCGCGCGGGCGCGCGGGTGCAGGCGTCCGTGATTTTGCTGTGCTTTACGTCCATACGGCTGTATGTGCGGTCGATTTGGATGGCACTGATTCAGCTGCTGTACGCAGTTTTGTGGTTGATTCCATGCGCGGCAATTTGTCTGGCGGGCGCGGCGCTGTATCAGTATGTCCTGCCCACAACGACGGGTTATTTGATTTTTATGGAGCTTGTCATTGTTGCGAGCATTTGGTATGCGGCGATGCTGCTGCCGTATCAGTGCGGCTATTCTCTGATGGCAGAGCGGCAGAACATGAGCTGCTGGCGTGCTGTGCGCACGGCTGCCAAGAGCTGCCACGGACATCGGTTCGAGTTTTTTTATCTGATGCTCAGCTTTCTGTTCTGGATGATTCTTTCGGTTGTCTTTGGCGGACTGCTGCTCATCGTTGTGTGTCCGTATTTTTTGCTCGCTCTGTATCATTTGTTTGACCGCATTCGCGGCGTGGAAATCCGCGTTTCGCGCAGATCGCAGGAGAACAGCACAGACGATACAACCTAA